The Sorangiineae bacterium MSr11367 genome window below encodes:
- a CDS encoding beta-ketoacyl-ACP synthase III: MSSIAITGTGLFTPPQSISNEELVASFNAYVDAENEKNRDRIARGEIKALDRSSAEFIVNASGIRSRYVMDREGILDPRVMAPRIAERPVDAHSLQCEMALAATGEALEQAGLESGDLDAVIVACSNMQRAYPAVAVEVQAALSAKSGGFAFDMNVACSSATFGINVAHDLVAGGSARRVLVVSPEICTGHLNFRDRESHFIFGDACTAVIVESLDSKEDRRPREAYEILGTRLSTRYSNAIRNNFGFLNRAAPERRDDADKLFVQQGRKVFKEVSPLVADLIAGHLDSLSIQPERVRRMWLHQANATMNQWIARKLLGRDATAEEAPSVLEDYANTSSCGSIITFHKHRQGLVEGDIGLICSFGAGYSIGSVVVRKVR, encoded by the coding sequence ATGTCATCCATCGCGATTACCGGCACTGGCCTTTTCACCCCGCCCCAATCGATTTCCAACGAGGAGCTCGTGGCGTCGTTCAACGCGTACGTGGACGCCGAGAACGAGAAAAACCGCGACCGAATCGCGCGCGGTGAGATCAAAGCGCTCGATCGCTCCAGCGCGGAATTCATCGTCAATGCGTCGGGAATCCGCAGCCGCTACGTCATGGACCGCGAAGGCATTCTCGACCCGCGCGTCATGGCGCCGCGCATTGCCGAGCGTCCGGTCGACGCCCATTCGCTGCAATGCGAAATGGCGCTCGCGGCGACCGGCGAGGCGCTGGAACAGGCGGGGCTCGAATCCGGCGACCTCGATGCCGTCATCGTCGCGTGTTCCAATATGCAAAGAGCATATCCCGCCGTCGCCGTCGAAGTGCAGGCAGCGCTATCCGCCAAAAGTGGCGGGTTTGCCTTCGACATGAACGTCGCCTGCTCGTCGGCGACATTCGGTATCAACGTCGCACACGATCTCGTGGCCGGTGGCAGCGCGCGCCGCGTGCTCGTCGTCAGTCCGGAGATCTGCACGGGCCATCTCAACTTCCGCGATCGCGAGAGTCACTTCATCTTCGGCGATGCCTGCACGGCGGTCATCGTCGAGTCACTCGATTCCAAAGAAGACCGGCGCCCGCGCGAGGCGTACGAGATCCTCGGCACGCGCCTGTCGACGCGGTATTCGAATGCTATTCGCAACAACTTCGGTTTCCTCAACCGCGCCGCCCCCGAGCGCCGTGACGACGCCGACAAGCTTTTCGTCCAGCAGGGCCGCAAAGTCTTCAAAGAGGTCTCGCCGCTCGTCGCCGACCTGATCGCCGGACACCTGGACAGCTTGAGCATCCAGCCCGAGCGCGTGCGCCGCATGTGGCTCCACCAGGCGAATGCCACCATGAACCAATGGATCGCCCGCAAGCTCCTCGGCCGCGACGCCACCGCCGAGGAAGCGCCCTCGGTGCTCGAGGACTACGCGAACACCAGCTCATGCGGCTCCATCATCACCTTCCACAAGCACCGCCAAGGCTTGGTCGAAGGGGACATTGGGCTGATCTGTTCCTTCGGTGCGGGCTACTCGATCGGCAGTGTCGTGGTGCGCAAGGTGCGCTGA
- a CDS encoding carboxypeptidase regulatory-like domain-containing protein, with protein MTHPLRRTPFFLLFPLLAASTGSCTSHQTDDERLVALHVPVGVQNAQNEAQRLRDMGFDVVEGSEHGPSLDIIATHGEMDRLHELGYQAEITGVGAPLKSTGTDAVPYPTLSEMLTTLHDIETQYPDIAKVVDLTEKYGAPLTANGRHLFALKISDNVAQDEDEPTYLLVSNHHARELGPPVVAMLAAEKLTKQYATDERIKRAVDSTEIWIAPTWNPDGLEHVHTVDNFWRKNRRPNTGGSFGVDLNRNYPFLWTSSCTGSSSPSSDVYKGPGEASEPETKTMVAWSTDRHFSKVLDFHSSGREVLVNYSCASFALTDYFQTIGTELSHQMGYDGSTRRPSSQGEHPDWQLGNLSNLAFLVEINTQFQPPYASAQAEAEQIWPGILWHLERPTPLSGHVTDAESGAAVAATVLVKEVPYTQGEKNSSGGPFGRYQAYLPAGTYTVEVSASGYETASRTVTVTADGEATLDVALTRTP; from the coding sequence ATGACGCATCCGTTGCGCCGTACGCCATTTTTTCTTCTATTTCCGCTGCTCGCCGCGTCGACTGGGTCGTGCACTTCGCACCAGACAGACGACGAGCGACTCGTCGCACTCCACGTTCCCGTGGGTGTGCAAAACGCACAGAATGAAGCGCAACGCCTGCGGGACATGGGCTTCGACGTCGTCGAAGGCTCGGAGCATGGCCCGTCGCTGGACATCATTGCGACGCACGGCGAAATGGACCGTCTGCACGAGCTCGGCTATCAGGCCGAGATCACGGGTGTTGGCGCGCCGCTCAAGAGCACGGGCACTGACGCAGTGCCCTATCCTACGTTGTCCGAAATGCTCACGACGTTGCACGACATCGAGACGCAATATCCGGACATCGCCAAGGTGGTCGACCTCACCGAGAAATACGGGGCGCCGCTCACGGCCAACGGGCGCCATCTCTTTGCATTGAAGATCTCCGACAACGTCGCCCAGGACGAAGACGAGCCCACGTATCTTTTGGTGAGCAATCACCACGCACGCGAGCTCGGGCCGCCGGTGGTGGCCATGTTGGCGGCGGAAAAGCTCACGAAACAATACGCGACGGACGAGCGAATCAAGCGAGCGGTCGACTCGACGGAAATCTGGATTGCACCGACGTGGAACCCGGATGGCCTCGAACACGTTCACACCGTGGATAATTTTTGGCGCAAGAATCGGCGGCCCAATACGGGTGGCAGCTTCGGCGTCGATTTGAATCGCAATTATCCCTTCTTGTGGACGAGTTCCTGCACCGGCAGCAGCAGCCCCAGCTCCGACGTCTACAAAGGTCCGGGCGAGGCGTCCGAACCGGAAACGAAGACGATGGTCGCGTGGTCGACGGATCGGCACTTCTCCAAGGTGCTCGATTTTCATTCCAGCGGGCGGGAAGTGCTGGTCAATTATTCCTGCGCGAGCTTCGCGTTGACGGACTACTTCCAGACCATCGGAACCGAGCTGTCGCACCAAATGGGCTACGACGGCAGCACGCGCCGGCCTTCTTCGCAGGGCGAACACCCCGATTGGCAACTTGGCAACCTGTCCAATTTGGCATTCTTGGTGGAGATCAATACGCAGTTCCAACCGCCGTACGCGTCCGCGCAGGCGGAGGCGGAGCAGATCTGGCCGGGAATTCTCTGGCATTTGGAGCGCCCCACCCCCTTGAGCGGTCACGTGACCGACGCCGAGTCGGGAGCGGCCGTGGCCGCCACCGTGCTCGTCAAAGAGGTGCCCTATACCCAGGGTGAAAAGAACTCCAGCGGCGGCCCCTTCGGTCGCTACCAGGCGTACCTGCCCGCGGGCACGTACACCGTGGAGGTCTCCGCCTCGGGCTACGAGACCGCATCACGTACCGTCACCGTCACCGCCGACGGCGAAGCCACACTGGACGTGGCGCTGACGCGGACGCCATAG
- a CDS encoding ATP-dependent DNA ligase, whose amino-acid sequence MRSLAAALDAAKTTRSRIAKEQALAGAFRELDGPQLATAARIATGRTLPVGDGRSLGVGGSLMTELIVQRTGASPAQVWETARQTGDLGEAFGLLVQEQHEKNGGDPAGAEVSLDDVAAMFDALASTGSRSQKLALLEGVFSRATALETTYLAKVILGSLRVGALGGVTEAAMARAFDVPIDDVRRAMALVTDPGTVAVLAKERRLGEARFELGRPVAYMLATPLEGVVQPLDASAFVLEDKLDGVRTQVHKSGDDVAMFARGLERVTTAFPEVVNAFRAIEGDVALDGELVVMTPDGRPRPFQALQARLRRLAPTEDMLEKTPVTFVAFDMLHDGQGDLLSLPWLERRNAMDRFSGQRGPRAAFLINPAVRLGTEAPLPEQLDRAFEQARARGHEGVVLKRIDAPYDAGRRGQAWIKVKRAFATLDVVITAAEEGHGKRAGVLSDYTFGVWKDDALVNVGKAYSGLTDVEIDQMTQRLEAITLERHGGLRIVKPEIVLEVAFDGIQRSTRHKSGFALRFPRIVRIRDDKAPEDADRLDAVQSLFAAQVETGHREETEALEPPPREPKPPRKKKPKEAPANQLSLFGDPEKRR is encoded by the coding sequence GTGCGGTCGCTAGCGGCGGCCCTCGACGCGGCGAAAACGACGCGCTCTCGGATTGCGAAAGAGCAAGCGCTGGCGGGGGCCTTTCGGGAGCTCGACGGCCCGCAGCTGGCCACGGCCGCCCGCATCGCCACGGGCCGGACGCTGCCCGTGGGCGATGGGCGTTCGCTCGGTGTAGGTGGCTCGCTGATGACCGAGTTGATCGTGCAGCGAACCGGCGCATCCCCCGCGCAGGTGTGGGAGACTGCACGCCAAACGGGGGATCTCGGCGAGGCGTTCGGGCTTCTCGTGCAAGAGCAGCACGAGAAGAACGGAGGCGATCCCGCAGGCGCCGAGGTCTCGCTCGATGACGTGGCCGCCATGTTCGATGCGCTGGCCAGCACGGGGAGCCGGTCGCAGAAGCTCGCCTTGCTCGAGGGCGTGTTCTCGCGGGCGACGGCGCTGGAAACGACGTACCTCGCCAAGGTGATCCTGGGCTCACTGCGCGTGGGCGCACTCGGTGGCGTGACGGAGGCGGCGATGGCGCGCGCGTTCGACGTCCCCATCGACGATGTGCGGCGCGCGATGGCGTTGGTGACGGATCCCGGCACCGTGGCGGTGCTGGCGAAGGAGCGCCGTCTCGGCGAGGCGCGGTTCGAGTTGGGCCGGCCGGTGGCGTACATGCTGGCGACGCCGCTCGAGGGGGTGGTGCAGCCGCTGGATGCGTCGGCCTTCGTCCTGGAGGACAAGCTCGATGGCGTGCGCACGCAGGTGCACAAATCGGGCGACGATGTGGCCATGTTCGCGCGCGGGTTGGAGCGTGTGACGACGGCGTTTCCCGAGGTGGTGAACGCCTTTCGCGCGATCGAGGGTGACGTGGCGCTCGACGGCGAGCTGGTGGTGATGACCCCCGACGGGCGCCCGCGCCCCTTTCAAGCGCTACAGGCCCGGTTGCGGCGTCTGGCGCCCACCGAGGACATGCTCGAAAAGACGCCGGTGACGTTCGTGGCGTTCGACATGTTGCACGATGGCCAGGGCGATCTCCTCTCGCTCCCATGGCTCGAACGGCGCAACGCGATGGACCGCTTCTCCGGTCAGCGCGGGCCGCGGGCGGCGTTTCTGATCAACCCCGCGGTTCGCCTGGGAACGGAGGCGCCATTGCCCGAGCAGCTCGATCGCGCCTTCGAGCAGGCCCGCGCGCGCGGGCACGAGGGCGTGGTGCTCAAACGCATCGATGCTCCCTACGACGCGGGCCGGCGCGGGCAGGCGTGGATCAAAGTGAAGCGCGCCTTCGCGACCTTGGACGTGGTCATCACCGCGGCCGAGGAAGGGCACGGCAAGCGCGCCGGCGTTCTCTCGGACTACACGTTCGGCGTGTGGAAGGACGACGCGCTGGTCAACGTGGGCAAAGCTTACAGCGGCCTGACCGATGTCGAAATCGACCAGATGACGCAGCGACTCGAAGCGATCACCTTGGAGCGCCACGGTGGACTGCGCATCGTCAAACCCGAGATCGTCCTCGAGGTAGCCTTCGACGGCATCCAGCGTTCGACGCGCCACAAGAGCGGTTTCGCGCTGCGTTTCCCGCGCATCGTCCGCATCCGCGACGACAAAGCCCCCGAAGACGCCGATCGCCTCGACGCCGTCCAATCGTTGTTCGCCGCCCAAGTCGAAACGGGCCACCGCGAGGAGACGGAGGCCCTGGAGCCTCCCCCGCGGGAGCCGAAGCCCCCGCGGAAGAAGAAGCCCAAAGAGGCCCCCGCAAACCAATTGTCCCTCTTCGGCGACCCGGAAAAACGGCGTTAG
- a CDS encoding formylglycine-generating enzyme family protein: MGRGLYFLFAVSLGFAVAYSAACGSPSVKASDDLDGGSGTNIVNQDSGSGKDEPPGYPPTCSDADPAKMVPNPLVDIPEGTFTMGCNPAVDQECKPDEDPPHSVHVSAFTIDKYEVTLAQYLGCVKDAKCTFPKCAWDPCVNPDHPMACIVFGQAKSYCDWVGKRLATEAEWEYAARGTDGRKYPWGNDPIDCAHANFLECGGGPTPVGSKPAGASPFGLFDMSGNAVEFTSDLYSATYYQGSPNDNPRGPTEGEAYVGRGGGFLSEGVWQRSSARDFYEPWYSRVSMGFRCAK; the protein is encoded by the coding sequence ATGGGTCGCGGCTTATATTTCCTCTTCGCGGTATCGCTCGGATTTGCGGTCGCTTACAGCGCCGCGTGCGGCAGTCCTTCGGTGAAGGCCTCGGACGATCTGGATGGTGGAAGCGGTACGAACATCGTGAATCAGGACAGTGGAAGCGGTAAGGACGAGCCGCCCGGCTACCCGCCCACGTGTTCGGACGCCGATCCGGCCAAAATGGTGCCGAATCCACTGGTCGACATCCCCGAGGGCACCTTCACCATGGGGTGCAATCCCGCCGTCGATCAGGAATGCAAACCGGACGAAGATCCGCCGCACAGTGTTCACGTGAGCGCTTTCACCATCGACAAGTACGAGGTGACGCTCGCGCAGTACCTCGGCTGCGTCAAAGATGCAAAGTGCACGTTTCCCAAGTGTGCTTGGGACCCGTGTGTGAACCCCGACCATCCCATGGCCTGCATCGTCTTCGGGCAGGCCAAATCCTATTGCGATTGGGTGGGCAAACGCCTCGCCACCGAGGCCGAGTGGGAATACGCGGCCCGCGGCACCGACGGGCGAAAGTACCCGTGGGGCAACGATCCGATCGACTGCGCGCACGCCAATTTTTTGGAGTGTGGCGGTGGTCCCACGCCGGTGGGAAGCAAGCCAGCCGGGGCAAGCCCGTTCGGGTTGTTCGACATGTCGGGCAACGCCGTGGAGTTCACTTCGGATTTGTACAGCGCAACCTATTATCAAGGTTCGCCCAACGACAATCCGAGGGGCCCGACGGAGGGTGAGGCCTACGTGGGGCGTGGCGGTGGGTTCTTGAGCGAGGGCGTGTGGCAACGCAGCTCGGCGCGCGACTTCTACGAGCCGTGGTACTCGCGCGTGAGCATGGGATTCCGGTGCGCGAAGTGA
- a CDS encoding lytic transglycosylase domain-containing protein produces the protein MNPAGRVLPVLMALAFAFSLGGDASAEIFQYKDANGVIHFANRKAATSPAPAGASAAIRVNKPTTAAFAPQDKNLQRFTRYDEWIRQAATLYQIPEPLVRAVIKVESDYDARAISVAGARGLMQLMPDTADRLQVRDIHDPRENIFGGVRLLRILANAFNGDLELTVAAYNAGEEAVQRFRGIPPYAQTRQYVSKVTGYYRRYRTTRDIVEASVGEP, from the coding sequence ATGAATCCTGCTGGTCGCGTGCTTCCCGTGCTGATGGCTCTCGCGTTCGCCTTTTCCCTGGGCGGTGACGCATCGGCCGAGATTTTCCAGTACAAGGACGCCAACGGGGTCATCCATTTCGCGAATCGAAAAGCGGCGACCTCGCCTGCGCCTGCGGGCGCTAGCGCGGCCATCCGCGTCAACAAGCCGACCACCGCCGCGTTTGCTCCGCAGGACAAGAACCTGCAGCGCTTCACCCGCTACGACGAATGGATCCGCCAGGCGGCGACGCTTTACCAGATCCCCGAGCCGCTGGTGCGTGCGGTCATCAAGGTGGAGAGCGACTACGACGCGCGCGCGATAAGCGTGGCGGGGGCGCGGGGCTTGATGCAGCTCATGCCCGATACGGCGGATCGGTTGCAGGTGCGTGACATTCACGATCCGCGCGAGAACATTTTTGGCGGCGTGCGGCTATTGCGCATTCTGGCCAATGCCTTCAATGGTGATTTGGAGCTCACGGTGGCGGCGTACAATGCCGGCGAAGAAGCGGTGCAGCGCTTTCGGGGAATCCCACCGTATGCGCAGACGCGCCAATACGTGTCCAAAGTGACGGGGTACTACCGGCGCTACCGTACGACCCGCGACATCGTCGAGGCCAGTGTAGGGGAGCCGTAG
- a CDS encoding CPBP family intramembrane metalloprotease yields MFLRPHTADALATGGTSTLARIGHVFFPVPALLVVLPLIYLFFRKTWRELDEEAHEHRGHMLSLGVTDLRPFVALPLCALVLTMQDYYGGRFFFDEVIKPYLSDFELTHPGAFKLAKYDELYGFAWWVTARVVGYVFVPFAVWKIAFREDSLLDFGLRTRGFFKHAWIYGLFLAVVLPAMWIVSRNPDFGTYYPFYKQSSRSWCDFLLWEGMYMAQFFALEIFFRGWWLGALRKSFGSGAIFAMAVPYCMIHYGKPYLEANGAIVAGIALGSLSMRTKSIYQGFLVHVTVAVLMDWLALSHRHALPTQLWAPG; encoded by the coding sequence TTGTTCCTCCGTCCGCACACCGCCGATGCCCTCGCGACCGGCGGCACGAGCACCCTGGCGCGCATTGGGCACGTGTTCTTCCCCGTGCCCGCGCTGCTGGTCGTTCTGCCGCTGATTTACCTCTTCTTCCGCAAGACATGGCGCGAGCTCGACGAGGAGGCGCACGAGCACCGCGGGCACATGCTCTCGCTGGGGGTGACCGACCTGCGCCCCTTCGTCGCGCTGCCTCTCTGCGCCCTCGTCTTGACGATGCAGGACTACTACGGCGGTCGCTTCTTCTTCGACGAGGTCATCAAGCCGTACCTGTCCGATTTCGAGCTCACGCACCCGGGCGCGTTCAAGCTCGCCAAGTACGACGAGCTCTATGGCTTCGCCTGGTGGGTCACGGCGCGCGTCGTGGGCTACGTGTTCGTGCCCTTCGCGGTATGGAAGATCGCCTTTCGCGAGGACTCGCTGCTCGACTTCGGCCTGCGCACGCGCGGCTTCTTCAAGCATGCGTGGATCTATGGGCTGTTCCTGGCCGTCGTCCTGCCGGCGATGTGGATCGTCAGCCGCAACCCGGACTTCGGGACGTACTATCCCTTTTACAAACAGAGCTCGCGCAGCTGGTGCGACTTCCTCTTGTGGGAAGGGATGTACATGGCGCAGTTCTTCGCCCTGGAGATCTTCTTCCGCGGGTGGTGGCTGGGGGCGCTGCGAAAAAGCTTTGGCTCGGGCGCCATCTTCGCGATGGCCGTGCCCTACTGCATGATCCACTACGGCAAGCCGTACCTCGAGGCCAATGGGGCCATCGTGGCCGGCATTGCGCTGGGCTCACTCAGCATGCGGACCAAGAGCATCTACCAAGGCTTCTTGGTGCACGTCACCGTGGCGGTGCTCATGGATTGGCTGGCGCTGAGCCATCGTCACGCGTTGCCAACCCAGCTCTGGGCGCCGGGTTAG
- the gltX gene encoding glutamate--tRNA ligase, whose translation MSTRVRFAPSPTGYLHIGGVRTALFNWLWARKTGGTFVLRIEDTDQERSTPESKQVILDSLKWLGMDWDEGPEVGGHFGPYEQMARLGIYKEHAEALIKAGKAFRCYCTKEELDAARAELKAKDPKAQFRYPGTCRTRTDEPDRPFVIRFKAPTEGSITYVDKVFGEVTTPNAAQQDFVLVRSDGVPLYNFGAVVDDMLMQMTLVARGRDHMVNTPPQILLYQAFEAKVPDFAHLPMMLAPNGEKLSKRHGAVNVLQYRDDGYSPQAVLNYLVRFGWSMGDQEIFSVRPIAGSSVPSLVESFSWESSGRADGKFDPKKFTAVQFEHMKSPELMPDDEYAARALPFLEKRGLTGLDVARVKQAAFTVRPRATTFVDAADRLDYFFRAEPVMDEKATRKFLVPAHAANLRGLAELLAPVDEWTEANLGQTIVRWVEGRGLGMKDIGQPVRVALTGRGESPDLFQVLSVLGKDVSLARLRRASEHAERAEAAAPKA comes from the coding sequence ATGTCGACCCGCGTCCGTTTTGCTCCTTCGCCGACCGGTTATCTTCACATCGGTGGCGTCCGCACGGCCCTTTTCAACTGGCTCTGGGCCCGAAAAACCGGGGGCACCTTCGTCCTGCGCATCGAGGACACCGACCAAGAGCGCTCCACGCCCGAGAGCAAGCAGGTCATTCTCGACTCGCTGAAATGGCTCGGCATGGATTGGGACGAAGGGCCGGAAGTCGGCGGTCACTTCGGCCCGTACGAGCAGATGGCGCGCTTGGGCATCTACAAGGAGCACGCCGAGGCACTGATCAAGGCGGGCAAAGCTTTTCGCTGTTATTGCACCAAAGAAGAACTCGACGCGGCGCGCGCCGAGTTGAAGGCGAAGGACCCCAAGGCGCAGTTCCGATACCCGGGCACCTGCCGCACGCGCACGGACGAACCCGATCGGCCGTTCGTGATCCGCTTCAAGGCCCCCACGGAGGGCAGCATCACCTACGTCGACAAAGTTTTCGGCGAGGTGACCACGCCCAACGCCGCGCAGCAGGACTTCGTGCTCGTTCGTTCCGATGGCGTGCCGCTCTACAACTTCGGTGCGGTCGTCGACGACATGCTCATGCAGATGACCCTCGTCGCCCGCGGTCGCGATCACATGGTGAACACGCCGCCGCAGATCCTGCTCTACCAGGCCTTCGAGGCCAAGGTGCCCGACTTCGCGCACCTGCCCATGATGCTCGCGCCCAATGGCGAGAAGCTCTCCAAGCGACACGGCGCCGTGAACGTGCTCCAGTACCGCGACGACGGCTACTCGCCGCAGGCGGTGCTCAACTACCTGGTGCGTTTCGGCTGGTCGATGGGCGACCAGGAGATCTTCAGCGTGCGCCCGATTGCGGGTTCCTCCGTGCCGAGCCTCGTCGAGTCGTTCTCGTGGGAATCGAGCGGGCGCGCCGATGGCAAGTTCGATCCGAAGAAGTTCACGGCGGTGCAGTTCGAGCACATGAAGTCGCCCGAGCTGATGCCCGACGACGAATACGCCGCCCGCGCGCTGCCGTTCCTGGAGAAGCGCGGCCTCACGGGCCTCGACGTGGCGCGCGTGAAGCAAGCCGCCTTCACGGTGCGGCCGCGGGCGACGACGTTCGTCGATGCGGCGGACCGGCTCGATTACTTCTTCCGCGCCGAACCGGTGATGGACGAGAAGGCGACGCGCAAGTTCCTCGTGCCGGCGCACGCGGCCAACCTGCGCGGCCTCGCCGAGCTTCTCGCCCCCGTCGACGAGTGGACGGAGGCAAACCTCGGCCAGACCATCGTGCGCTGGGTCGAGGGGCGGGGGCTCGGCATGAAGGACATCGGGCAGCCGGTGCGCGTGGCCCTCACGGGACGCGGTGAATCGCCGGACCTGTTCCAAGTGCTCTCCGTCCTCGGCAAGGACGTGTCGCTCGCGCGCCTTCGCCGGGCTAGTGAGCACGCCGAGCGCGCGGAAGCCGCCGCACCCAAGGCCTGA
- a CDS encoding DUF2505 domain-containing protein, whose translation MAQEFNVRNEFFCDEDTFWDAFFAEEFNRRLFFNELKFSEWKRLSFKDEGTGASRKVAHTFHAQPNLAGLPGPIKKLMGDRFAYEETGSYDGATRKYTFSNQPNTLADKIACRGALFTEKLGEKHIVRVAKVHIEVKVMMVGKIAEERFLADMQASYATASTFTETYLKEKGLWSK comes from the coding sequence ATGGCCCAGGAATTCAACGTTCGAAACGAGTTCTTCTGCGACGAAGACACCTTCTGGGACGCGTTCTTTGCCGAAGAGTTCAACCGTAGGCTCTTTTTCAACGAGCTGAAGTTCTCGGAGTGGAAGCGCCTTTCCTTCAAGGACGAAGGCACAGGCGCTTCCCGCAAGGTGGCCCACACGTTCCACGCGCAGCCAAACCTTGCGGGCCTGCCCGGGCCCATCAAGAAGCTCATGGGCGACCGCTTTGCCTACGAGGAAACGGGCAGTTACGACGGGGCGACGCGCAAGTACACCTTCAGCAACCAGCCGAACACGTTGGCCGACAAAATCGCGTGCCGCGGCGCGCTTTTCACGGAAAAGCTCGGGGAAAAGCACATCGTGCGCGTCGCCAAGGTGCACATCGAGGTGAAGGTGATGATGGTCGGCAAAATCGCCGAGGAGCGCTTCCTTGCCGATATGCAGGCGTCGTACGCCACGGCCTCGACCTTCACCGAGACGTACCTGAAGGAAAAGGGCCTCTGGTCGAAGTAG